One Malus sylvestris chromosome 14, drMalSylv7.2, whole genome shotgun sequence DNA segment encodes these proteins:
- the LOC126598879 gene encoding protein POLYCHOME-like yields the protein MPEARDRLSRPVDPAAAYAQRLASNRRVYIDPPEQTILPFSPPVRRPTGLGIGATGIFGGGRLPRSSLRTPRTVTGRGRIPFRLSTVDRENTPRGSSHQRGGRASNSVLPYWYPRSPLQDITAVVRAIESRRARLIESDGQNTEGQVPQDQNALDQSLPVSGAQFDHGVPMTPYSAVRTKHCLPPSVGKVQQILRDVSNQPSEGEFLTPQKKLMNSIDMVEKVVRKELERLKRTPSSKKAEREQKVRTLMSMR from the exons ATGCCTGAAGCGAGAGATCGATTGTCAAGACCAGTTGACCCGGCCGCAGCCTATGCTCAGAGGCTGGCCAGCAACCGGAGAGTCTATATTGATCCGCCAGAGCAGACTATTCTACCCTTTTCTCCTCCGGTGAGACGACCAACAGGCTTGGGGATTGGGGCTACCGGAATTTTTGGTGGTGGACGGCTCCCAAGGAGCAGTTTGAGGACTCCCAGAACCGTGACTGGGCGTGGTCGGATCCCATTTAGGTTGTCAACGGTGGACAGAGAGAATACGCCCAGAGGGAGTTCTCACCAGAGAGGGGGCCGAGCTAGTAACAGCGTGTTGCCTTATTGGTACCCAAGATCCCCTCTCCAGGATATCACTGCTGTGGTTAGG GCTATTGAAAGTAGAAGAGCTCGCTTGATTGAGAGCGATGGCCAAAACACTGAGGGTCAAGTTCCACAAGACCAGAATGCCCTTGATCAGTCTCTTCCTGTGTCAGGTGCTCAATTTGATCATGGAGTACCTATGACTCCGTATTCAGCTGTTCGGACCAAGCACTGTCTGCCCCCTTCTGTTGGTAAAGTTCAACAAATTTTAAGGGACGTCAGTAATCAGCCATCTGAAGGAGAATTTCTTACACCACAGAAGAAACTAATGAACTCAATTGACATGGTGGAGAAAGTGGTCAGGAAAGAACTTGAGAGGCTGAAGAGAACGCCTAGCTCAAAGAAGGCTGAGAGGGAGCAAAAAGTCCGAACTCTGATGTCAATGCGCTGA